Proteins encoded within one genomic window of Verrucomicrobiales bacterium:
- a CDS encoding DUF1553 domain-containing protein codes for PQVMQQQAAPPQFSDQQSGRLELARWLTDTEHPLTARVMVNRIWRWHFGRGLVASTDNFGLLGERPSHPELLDWLARRFIAANWSLKSMHRLLMLSSSYQMAVQGDNARNPGDPENRLLSSFPLRRLEAEEVRDSLLAVAGTLDLTMGGKTIPLKNREFVFDHTSKDATTYDSLRRAAYLPIVRNHLYDLFEQFDYPDPAVPSGDRNATVVAPQALLMMNSDLVAQAASAFASRLCAGKAVSEDQRLELAYVSAYGRPPSAKEREQSHVFLKAFAASPGGQALEARTEAWRILCQTLLAANEFLYLN; via the coding sequence CCGCAGGTGATGCAACAACAGGCTGCTCCTCCCCAGTTCAGCGATCAGCAGAGCGGACGGCTGGAACTGGCTCGCTGGCTTACCGACACCGAACACCCCCTCACCGCCCGCGTGATGGTCAATCGGATTTGGCGCTGGCATTTCGGGCGCGGATTGGTGGCCAGCACCGATAACTTCGGTCTCCTGGGCGAGCGACCATCGCATCCAGAACTGCTGGACTGGCTGGCACGGCGATTCATCGCCGCCAACTGGAGCCTCAAGTCAATGCATCGACTACTCATGCTCTCCAGCAGCTATCAGATGGCAGTGCAAGGCGATAACGCCCGAAATCCCGGCGATCCAGAAAACCGGCTTCTCTCCAGCTTCCCCCTCCGTCGACTCGAGGCGGAGGAAGTTCGTGACAGCCTGTTGGCGGTGGCGGGAACCCTGGACCTCACCATGGGCGGCAAAACGATCCCGCTTAAGAACCGCGAGTTTGTCTTCGATCACACGTCGAAGGATGCGACGACCTATGACAGCCTCCGCAGGGCGGCGTATCTTCCGATTGTTCGGAACCACCTCTACGACCTGTTCGAACAGTTCGATTACCCCGACCCCGCGGTTCCCAGCGGGGATCGCAACGCGACAGTGGTAGCGCCTCAGGCCCTGCTCATGATGAACAGCGATCTGGTTGCTCAAGCCGCCTCCGCCTTCGCCAGTCGCCTCTGCGCTGGAAAGGCTGTGAGCGAGGACCAGCGCTTGGAGTTGGCCTACGTATCCGCCTACGGTCGTCCGCCTTCAGCGAAAGAGCGGGAACAGTCCCATGTCTTCCTGAAGGCGTTCGCTGCCTCCCCGGGTGGCCAGGCATTGGAGGCGCGGACTGAAGCCTGGAGGATCCTTTGTCAGACCCTGCTGGCGGCGAATGAGTTTCTCTACCTGAACTGA